A single window of Mycolicibacterium madagascariense DNA harbors:
- a CDS encoding SDR family NAD(P)-dependent oxidoreductase: MGIPQSTLLAGRTALVTGAASGIGRAIAAHFVAAGARVVLADRSESVVDAAVDVGATAGLVFDATDERQVTGAVAQASDLLGGLDVLVTSHGILTQSPLAQMSLAQWRETLEVDLASVFLLNRAVLPGMLAAGAGRIVNVASQLGIKGGASLAHYAAAKAGVMAMSKSTALEVSSQGVLVNVIAPGPIETPLLQGIDEDWRVAKRGELPLGRFGTADEVAPTAVLLASDPGGNLFVGQVLGPNCGDVMP, encoded by the coding sequence ATGGGCATCCCGCAGAGCACGCTGCTCGCCGGGCGCACCGCACTGGTGACCGGTGCGGCCAGCGGAATCGGCAGGGCGATCGCCGCGCACTTCGTGGCCGCCGGCGCCCGCGTGGTGCTGGCCGACCGCTCCGAGTCGGTCGTCGACGCCGCGGTCGACGTCGGCGCCACGGCGGGGCTGGTGTTCGACGCCACCGACGAACGGCAGGTCACCGGTGCCGTCGCGCAGGCGTCGGACCTGCTGGGTGGCCTCGACGTCCTGGTCACCTCGCACGGCATCCTCACCCAGTCTCCGCTCGCGCAGATGTCGCTGGCGCAGTGGCGCGAGACCCTGGAGGTCGACCTGGCCAGCGTGTTCCTGCTGAACCGGGCGGTGCTACCCGGCATGCTGGCCGCCGGTGCCGGCCGCATCGTCAACGTCGCATCGCAACTGGGGATCAAGGGCGGCGCGTCGCTGGCGCATTACGCGGCCGCCAAGGCGGGTGTCATGGCGATGTCGAAATCCACTGCGCTGGAGGTCTCTTCGCAGGGGGTGCTCGTCAACGTGATCGCCCCGGGACCCATCGAGACCCCGCTGCTGCAGGGCATCGACGAGGACTGGCGGGTCGCCAAGCGCGGCGAACTTCCCCTGGGGCGGTTCGGCACCGCCGACGAGGTCGCCCCCACGGCCGTCCTGCTGGCCTCCGACCCCGGCGGAAATCTGTTCGTGGGGCAGGTGCTTGGGCCCAACTGCGGTGACGTGATGCCCTGA
- a CDS encoding SDR family NAD(P)-dependent oxidoreductase — protein sequence MSSDAPVAVVTGAASGIGAATAVALARAGYRVAIGSYPRDPHDPATTLAVDASGGEGVVIDVDVRDTASVTGFVDAAVARWGRLDTAIANAGILRAASFAAMTDEQWDDVLQVDLHGVMRTARAAVRHLGAGGSIVAVSSIAGGVYGWGDHAHYATAKAGVIGLVRSLAVEFGPRGIRANAIIPGLVETPQSLDEVNSLGADGLRAAGAYIPAGRVGRPDEIASVATFLAGEGASYVNGQAIVVDGALTVAMRD from the coding sequence GTGAGCAGCGACGCGCCCGTTGCGGTCGTCACCGGTGCCGCCTCGGGGATCGGCGCCGCCACCGCCGTCGCGCTGGCCCGGGCCGGGTACCGCGTCGCCATCGGCAGCTACCCCCGCGATCCGCACGACCCGGCCACGACCCTGGCCGTCGACGCGAGCGGCGGCGAGGGCGTGGTGATCGACGTCGACGTCCGTGACACCGCGTCGGTCACGGGCTTCGTCGACGCGGCGGTGGCCCGCTGGGGTCGGCTGGACACCGCGATCGCCAACGCGGGCATCCTGCGCGCGGCGTCGTTCGCCGCGATGACCGACGAACAGTGGGACGACGTGCTGCAGGTCGATCTGCACGGCGTGATGCGCACCGCCCGTGCCGCGGTCCGCCACCTCGGCGCGGGTGGCTCGATCGTCGCGGTGTCCTCGATCGCGGGCGGTGTCTACGGCTGGGGCGACCATGCGCACTATGCGACGGCGAAGGCTGGGGTGATCGGCCTGGTGCGCAGCCTGGCCGTCGAATTCGGGCCTCGCGGCATCCGGGCGAACGCCATCATCCCCGGACTCGTCGAGACCCCGCAGTCCCTGGACGAGGTGAATTCGCTCGGCGCCGACGGCCTCCGCGCCGCCGGTGCGTACATCCCCGCGGGCCGGGTCGGGCGTCCCGACGAGATCGCCTCCGTCGCCACGTTCTTGGCGGGGGAGGGCGCCTCCTACGTCAACGGCCAGGCGATCGTGGTCGACGGTGCGCTGACCGTGGCGATGCGCGACTGA
- a CDS encoding MFS transporter: MTTSPEPAAADATSPLRRVGVRETRRATGIAFFAWTIAVYDFILFGTLLPRIGEAFHWSTSHALLVSTLVSVGTAIVVLLVGPMVDRLGRRRGMIISVAGTAASSAATAATTGAASLIGIRSISGLGLAEQSVNATYLNELYAVTEDEKIRRHRGFVYSMVQTGWPIGALLAAAFVAVVTAAFGADSWRLAFLLATIPAVLVALLCRTLRESPQFVLQQRIRRLRQAGDAAGASALAASYDADDHAAAPFKRIFHGVHLRNTLVLSIAWFFNWFAIQTFSVLGTTVLETGKGIDASNTLLMVVVSNLVGALGYLAHGWAGDRFGRRNTIAVGWLASGVFFAAMLLGPANPGYVIVTYMMGLFFLLGPYAAIMFLQAECFSVDCRATGSSFIGAMSQPGAIIAGVILTGLTAASVGYATAALWVGAVGAVISAVVVTFARTVVTPRDVEESQPTEGAPA, translated from the coding sequence ATGACCACCTCCCCAGAGCCGGCCGCCGCCGACGCGACGTCGCCGCTGCGGCGGGTCGGCGTACGAGAGACGCGCCGCGCCACCGGCATTGCGTTCTTCGCCTGGACCATCGCGGTCTACGACTTCATCCTCTTCGGCACCCTGCTCCCGCGGATCGGCGAGGCCTTCCACTGGAGCACCAGCCACGCCCTGCTGGTGTCCACACTGGTCAGCGTGGGCACCGCGATCGTCGTGCTGCTGGTCGGTCCGATGGTGGACCGACTGGGCCGGCGACGGGGGATGATCATCTCCGTCGCGGGCACCGCGGCATCGTCGGCGGCCACCGCGGCCACGACCGGCGCGGCCTCCCTGATCGGGATCCGATCGATCAGTGGCCTCGGGTTGGCCGAGCAATCCGTCAACGCCACCTACCTGAACGAGTTGTACGCGGTCACAGAGGACGAGAAGATCCGCCGCCACCGCGGTTTCGTGTACTCCATGGTGCAGACCGGCTGGCCGATTGGTGCGCTGCTGGCCGCCGCGTTCGTCGCCGTCGTCACCGCGGCCTTCGGTGCGGACTCGTGGCGGCTGGCGTTCCTACTGGCCACCATCCCGGCCGTGCTGGTCGCGCTGCTCTGCCGGACGCTGCGGGAGAGCCCGCAATTCGTGCTGCAACAACGGATCCGGCGGCTGCGCCAGGCCGGCGACGCGGCTGGGGCGAGCGCGCTGGCCGCCTCCTACGACGCCGACGACCACGCCGCCGCGCCCTTCAAGCGGATCTTCCACGGGGTGCACCTGCGCAACACGCTCGTCCTGTCGATCGCGTGGTTCTTCAATTGGTTTGCGATTCAGACGTTTTCGGTGCTCGGCACCACCGTGCTGGAAACCGGCAAGGGCATCGACGCGTCGAACACCCTGCTGATGGTGGTGGTGTCCAACCTGGTGGGCGCGCTGGGGTACCTGGCCCACGGCTGGGCGGGCGACCGGTTCGGCAGGCGCAACACCATCGCCGTCGGATGGCTGGCGTCGGGTGTCTTCTTCGCCGCGATGCTGCTCGGTCCGGCCAACCCCGGCTACGTCATCGTCACCTACATGATGGGGTTGTTCTTCCTGCTCGGTCCGTACGCGGCGATCATGTTCCTGCAGGCCGAGTGCTTCAGCGTCGACTGCCGGGCGACGGGCAGCTCCTTCATCGGCGCGATGAGTCAACCCGGGGCCATCATCGCCGGCGTCATCCTCACCGGGCTGACCGCGGCGTCGGTGGGGTACGCGACCGCGGCGCTGTGGGTCGGCGCGGTCGGCGCGGTGATCTCCGCCGTCGTGGTGACGTTCGCGCGCACCGTGGTCACGCCTCGAGACGTCGAGGAGTCGCAGCCGACCGAGGGTGCGCCGGCGTGA
- a CDS encoding polysaccharide deacetylase family protein, with translation MITVTKANGKEIFVAFGVDVDAVGGWLGSYGGEDSPGDISRGLFAGEVGVPRLNRLFDRYGLTTTWFWPGHSVETFPDQFEEVVAAGHEIGVHGYSHENPIAMSRAQESEILDHCIDLISTRTGLRPTGYVAPWWEFSRVTNELLIERGIKYDHSLMHRDFEPYYVRVGDSWTPIDYDQPASSWMKPLVRGQETDLVEIPASWYLDDLPPMMFIKTSPNSHGFVNPRHIEEMWRDQFDWVYRESDYAVFTFTIHPDVSGRPQVLLMLERLIEHINAHEGVTWTTFDAIADDFLARRPRAPKA, from the coding sequence ATGATCACCGTGACCAAGGCCAATGGCAAGGAGATATTCGTCGCCTTCGGCGTCGACGTCGATGCCGTGGGGGGCTGGCTCGGCTCCTACGGTGGCGAGGACTCGCCGGGTGACATCAGCCGCGGACTGTTCGCCGGCGAGGTCGGCGTGCCGCGGCTCAACCGGCTCTTCGACCGCTACGGACTGACCACCACGTGGTTCTGGCCGGGGCACTCCGTGGAGACGTTCCCCGATCAGTTCGAGGAGGTGGTCGCCGCCGGGCACGAGATCGGGGTCCACGGCTACAGCCACGAGAATCCGATCGCGATGAGCCGCGCGCAGGAATCCGAGATCCTGGACCACTGCATCGACCTCATCTCGACGAGGACTGGCCTACGGCCCACCGGATACGTCGCGCCGTGGTGGGAGTTCAGCAGGGTCACCAACGAACTGCTGATCGAGCGGGGCATCAAGTACGACCACTCGCTGATGCACCGGGACTTCGAGCCGTACTACGTGCGCGTCGGGGACTCCTGGACTCCGATCGACTACGACCAGCCGGCGTCCAGCTGGATGAAGCCGCTGGTGCGCGGTCAGGAGACCGATCTCGTCGAGATCCCGGCGAGCTGGTACCTCGACGACCTGCCGCCGATGATGTTCATCAAGACCAGCCCCAACAGCCACGGATTCGTCAACCCCCGGCACATCGAGGAGATGTGGCGCGATCAGTTCGACTGGGTCTACCGCGAAAGCGACTATGCGGTCTTCACGTTCACGATTCACCCGGACGTGTCGGGGCGTCCGCAGGTGCTGTTGATGCTCGAGCGTCTCATCGAGCACATCAACGCCCACGAGGGCGTCACGTGGACCACGTTCGACGCCATCGCCGACGACTTCCTGGCGCGCCGGCCGCGCGCGCCGAAGGCGTAG
- a CDS encoding asparaginase: MPRVVVLATGGTISSRRAGGAVTAVDDAATTLAGVAMDGVAVEHRDVLRIGSYRMTLADARALAEEVERQLHRVDVDGVVVTHGTDTMEETAILLDLVRDGAEPVVLTGAQRAADAADADGPRNLRDAITVAADPAARGRGALVVFGGSVWAARGVRKSHTVDLSAFTNPAGAVGGVHSGTAELQRVSPRPAPLALPTADFDSVRVDVVTAYLGSDDVLLRAAVAAGARGIVLAALGTGNAPPGVAESVAEICRAGVVVALSTRAAAGPIVPIYGAGGGVDLVAAGAVPVALPAPQARVAMALLLSSQRTAAEVVAALDVYA, from the coding sequence ATGCCCCGCGTCGTCGTCCTCGCCACCGGCGGGACCATCTCGTCGCGCCGCGCCGGCGGTGCGGTGACGGCGGTCGATGACGCCGCCACCACCCTGGCCGGCGTGGCGATGGACGGCGTCGCCGTCGAACACCGCGACGTGCTGCGGATCGGCTCCTATCGCATGACGCTCGCCGACGCGAGGGCTCTCGCCGAGGAGGTCGAGCGCCAGCTGCACCGTGTCGACGTCGACGGCGTGGTGGTCACCCACGGCACCGACACCATGGAGGAGACGGCGATCCTGCTCGACCTCGTCCGCGACGGCGCCGAACCCGTCGTGCTCACCGGCGCGCAGCGGGCCGCCGACGCCGCCGATGCCGACGGTCCGCGCAACCTGCGCGACGCGATCACCGTCGCCGCCGACCCCGCCGCCCGCGGCCGCGGCGCGCTGGTCGTCTTCGGGGGGTCGGTGTGGGCGGCCAGGGGGGTCCGCAAGTCGCACACCGTGGACCTCTCGGCCTTCACCAATCCGGCGGGCGCCGTGGGTGGCGTGCATTCGGGAACCGCGGAGCTGCAGCGTGTTTCGCCACGACCGGCACCGCTGGCCCTCCCGACCGCCGACTTCGACTCGGTCCGCGTGGACGTGGTCACCGCCTACCTCGGCAGTGACGACGTGCTGCTGCGCGCCGCCGTGGCGGCGGGAGCCCGGGGAATCGTGCTGGCCGCCTTGGGAACCGGCAACGCGCCGCCCGGCGTGGCCGAGAGCGTGGCCGAGATCTGCCGCGCCGGTGTGGTCGTCGCGCTGTCGACGCGCGCGGCGGCGGGACCGATCGTCCCCATCTACGGCGCCGGGGGTGGCGTCGACCTGGTGGCCGCCGGCGCCGTTCCGGTCGCGCTGCCCGCCCCGCAGGCCCGCGTCGCGATGGCGCTGCTGCTGTCCTCGCAGCGCACCGCAGCCGAGGTCGTCGCCGCCCTCGACGTGTACGCCTGA
- a CDS encoding LacI family DNA-binding transcriptional regulator, which produces MTDTGTPAESRPAPVTLRMIAEQVGVSVSTVSRVLNAGDAEALRWASAQTVARIREYAAARAYRPNPHAASLRTSRSSLIGVLVPRLQDFVLATVYEGIDEAATENGFSTFVTNSLDDPASRAVRTEMMLQRRVEGMIFGDARDDDALLADLAARGVPFVLVSRRSADHASVTCDDLLGGTLVGRRLLEAGRRDLAVLAGLPFASTAIERTRGAVRAFADAGLRVPKERIAWGPFDAAGGREAAEKLLATEPYPDAIFATNDFAAIGAMGVLRDRGLRVPDDISLIGYNDTPLAAELPIPLTTVHSPMHEMGRHGVNLLIDVLGGADPESVRLDPTLIVRESG; this is translated from the coding sequence ATGACGGACACGGGGACGCCCGCCGAGAGCCGCCCGGCGCCCGTCACGCTGCGGATGATCGCCGAGCAGGTCGGCGTCAGCGTGTCGACGGTGTCCCGCGTGCTGAACGCGGGTGACGCCGAGGCACTGCGGTGGGCGTCGGCTCAGACGGTCGCCCGGATCAGGGAGTACGCGGCCGCACGGGCGTATCGACCCAACCCGCACGCCGCGAGTCTGCGTACCTCGAGGTCGTCGCTCATCGGCGTGCTGGTCCCCCGGTTGCAGGACTTCGTCCTCGCCACGGTCTACGAGGGCATCGACGAGGCCGCCACGGAGAACGGCTTCTCGACGTTCGTCACCAACTCCCTCGACGACCCCGCCAGCAGGGCGGTGCGCACCGAGATGATGCTGCAGCGTCGTGTCGAGGGAATGATCTTCGGCGACGCCCGCGACGACGACGCACTGCTCGCCGACCTCGCCGCGCGCGGAGTTCCGTTCGTGCTGGTGTCGCGGCGCAGCGCCGACCACGCGTCGGTGACGTGCGACGACCTGCTCGGCGGCACGCTGGTCGGGCGTCGGCTCCTCGAGGCCGGCCGGCGCGACCTCGCCGTGCTCGCCGGGCTGCCGTTCGCCTCGACGGCCATCGAACGGACCAGGGGCGCGGTTCGGGCCTTCGCCGACGCCGGGCTGCGGGTCCCCAAGGAGCGCATCGCGTGGGGCCCGTTCGACGCCGCGGGCGGTCGGGAGGCCGCCGAGAAGCTCCTGGCCACCGAGCCGTACCCGGACGCGATCTTCGCCACCAACGACTTCGCCGCGATCGGGGCGATGGGTGTGCTGCGGGACCGGGGCCTGCGGGTCCCCGACGACATCTCGCTCATCGGATACAACGACACCCCGCTCGCGGCCGAGCTGCCCATCCCCCTGACCACCGTGCACTCCCCCATGCACGAGATGGGCCGCCACGGCGTGAACCTGCTGATCGACGTGCTCGGTGGCGCGGACCCCGAATCGGTGCGGCTGGACCCGACGCTGATCGTCCGGGAGTCGGGGTGA
- the pafA gene encoding Pup--protein ligase, whose product MQRRIMGIETEFGVTCTFHGHRRLSPDEVARYLFRRVVSWGRSSNVFLRNGARLYLDVGSHPEYATAECDSLVQLVTHDRAGERVLEDLLIDAEQRLADEGIGGDIYLFKNNTDSAGNSYGCHENYLIVRAGEFSRISDVLLPFLVTRQLICGAGKVLQTPKAAAFCLSQRAEHIWEGVSSATTRSRPIINTRDEPHADAEKYRRLHVIVGDSNMCESTTMLKVGTAALVLEMIEAGVPFRDFSLDNPIRAIREVSHDLTGRRPVRLAGGRQASALDIQREYYSRAVEHLQTREPNAQIEQVVDLWGRQLDAVESQDFAKVDTEIDWVIKRKLFERYQNRYDMELSDPKIAQLDLAYHDIKRGRGVFDLLQRKGLAARITTDEDIEAAVNEPPQTTRAKLRGEFISAAQAAGRDFTVDWVHLKLNDQAQRTVLCKDPFRSVDERVKRLIASM is encoded by the coding sequence GTGCAGCGGCGAATCATGGGCATTGAGACCGAATTCGGTGTGACGTGCACTTTTCACGGTCACCGACGCCTTTCTCCCGACGAAGTCGCGCGCTATCTGTTCCGCCGCGTCGTCTCGTGGGGCCGCAGTTCCAACGTGTTCCTGCGCAACGGCGCTCGGCTGTACCTCGACGTGGGGTCCCATCCCGAGTACGCGACGGCCGAATGCGACAGCCTCGTCCAGCTCGTCACCCATGACCGCGCGGGTGAGCGGGTCCTGGAGGACCTGCTGATCGACGCCGAGCAGCGCCTCGCCGACGAGGGCATCGGCGGCGACATCTACCTGTTCAAGAACAACACCGACTCGGCCGGCAACTCCTACGGCTGCCACGAGAACTATCTGATCGTCCGCGCGGGCGAGTTCTCCAGGATCTCCGACGTCCTGCTGCCGTTCCTGGTCACGCGCCAATTGATCTGTGGCGCGGGCAAAGTGCTGCAGACCCCGAAGGCCGCGGCGTTCTGCTTGAGCCAGCGTGCCGAGCACATCTGGGAGGGCGTCTCCAGCGCGACGACGCGCAGCCGGCCCATCATCAACACCCGCGACGAGCCGCACGCCGACGCCGAGAAGTACCGGCGGCTGCACGTCATCGTCGGTGACTCCAACATGTGCGAGTCGACCACCATGCTGAAGGTGGGCACGGCCGCCCTGGTGCTGGAGATGATCGAGGCGGGCGTACCGTTCCGGGACTTCTCGCTGGACAACCCGATTCGGGCGATCCGCGAGGTCAGCCACGATCTGACCGGTCGGCGCCCGGTGCGCCTGGCCGGCGGACGGCAGGCCAGCGCGCTGGACATCCAGCGCGAGTACTACAGCCGCGCCGTCGAACACCTGCAGACCCGCGAGCCCAACGCCCAGATCGAGCAGGTCGTCGATCTGTGGGGCCGCCAGCTCGACGCGGTGGAGAGCCAGGACTTCGCCAAGGTCGACACCGAGATCGACTGGGTGATCAAGCGCAAGCTGTTCGAGCGCTACCAGAACCGCTACGACATGGAGCTGTCCGATCCCAAGATCGCCCAGCTCGACCTGGCGTACCACGACATCAAACGCGGTCGTGGGGTCTTCGACCTGTTGCAGCGCAAGGGTTTGGCGGCGCGGATCACCACCGACGAGGACATCGAGGCCGCGGTCAACGAGCCGCCCCAGACCACGCGCGCGAAGCTGCGCGGCGAATTCATCAGCGCCGCGCAGGCCGCCGGACGCGACTTCACCGTCGACTGGGTGCACCTGAAGCTCAACGACCAGGCTCAGCGCACGGTCCTGTGCAAGGACCCGTTCCGCTCGGTCGACGAACGCGTGAAGCGGCTCATCGCCTCGATGTAG
- a CDS encoding Rv1893 family protein, which translates to MGFNPRDAIESVKDIATNAIDRTADIVDSAGHILKGDVSEGVQGIVESSMDIATHSVDKLKEIATGRSDTLDDVID; encoded by the coding sequence ATGGGCTTCAACCCCAGGGATGCCATCGAGTCGGTCAAGGACATCGCCACGAACGCCATCGACCGGACCGCCGACATCGTCGACAGCGCGGGTCACATCCTCAAGGGCGACGTGTCCGAGGGCGTGCAGGGCATCGTCGAGAGCTCGATGGACATCGCCACCCACTCGGTCGACAAGCTCAAGGAGATCGCCACGGGCAGGTCGGACACCCTCGACGACGTCATCGACTGA
- a CDS encoding DHA2 family efflux MFS transporter permease subunit, with amino-acid sequence MHLSSTATRWLGLIAIALGVALIVVDTTIVNVIVPSIVRDLGVTSAQAQWIQESYAIVFAALLLVVGRVADILGARRVFLTGVVLFGATSLLAGLAPTGALLVVARFLQGAGAALILPTSLSLLNALFTGKARGQAFAVWGSTIGAATALGPLLGGWLSEHASWRWAFGINIPLVVVICLGAVAFLPRSPRTPGRVDVAGAALSIVGLGLLAFGLIEGRTYGWVVSIAPLRALGVSWTRGPSPVLVALVLAAAALAAFVVRQVALARATPAGQPTTALMDVRLFSIGSFRSGNVATLIIGLGEFGIVAVLPLWLQFALGYSPVQAGLALVPIAVGSFVASGASFGLATSMSALGLVRLGLALEAVGLVGLGMVARPDASWWAVAAALFVYGIGVGFATAQVTNVVLAEVPEPSAGQGSGVQSVFRQLGSALGIAVLTTTFFSIFTSRLGSDLTAAGLPADQAHRLTSVVVGSAGAAIDGLAAAPQTAAVADAARAAMAHGVALGSWLAAGFLLAGLLATLLIAPVTTTEAALSR; translated from the coding sequence GTGCACCTCTCCTCGACGGCCACCCGATGGCTCGGTCTGATCGCCATCGCACTCGGGGTGGCGCTCATCGTGGTCGACACGACCATCGTCAACGTCATCGTCCCATCGATCGTGCGGGATCTCGGCGTGACGTCGGCGCAGGCCCAGTGGATCCAGGAGTCCTACGCCATCGTCTTCGCCGCACTGCTGCTCGTGGTCGGGCGGGTGGCCGACATCCTCGGGGCGCGCCGGGTGTTCCTCACCGGCGTCGTACTCTTCGGCGCCACCAGCCTGCTGGCCGGTCTCGCCCCGACGGGCGCCCTGCTGGTGGTGGCGCGCTTCCTGCAGGGGGCCGGGGCAGCGCTGATCCTGCCGACGTCGCTGTCACTGCTCAACGCCCTGTTCACGGGCAAGGCCCGCGGTCAGGCGTTCGCGGTGTGGGGTTCCACCATCGGCGCGGCGACGGCACTGGGCCCCCTCCTGGGCGGCTGGCTGTCCGAACACGCTTCGTGGCGTTGGGCTTTCGGCATCAACATCCCTCTTGTCGTCGTCATCTGCCTCGGCGCCGTCGCGTTCCTGCCGCGTTCGCCGCGCACCCCGGGACGCGTCGACGTCGCCGGTGCGGCGCTGTCCATCGTCGGGCTGGGCCTGCTCGCCTTCGGGTTGATCGAGGGGCGCACCTACGGCTGGGTCGTGAGCATTGCACCGCTGCGGGCGCTCGGGGTCTCGTGGACGCGCGGGCCGTCGCCGGTCCTGGTCGCGCTGGTGCTCGCCGCCGCCGCCCTGGCCGCCTTCGTGGTCCGACAGGTCGCGCTCGCCAGGGCCACCCCGGCCGGGCAGCCGACGACGGCGCTCATGGACGTCCGGTTGTTCTCGATCGGCTCGTTCCGCAGCGGCAACGTCGCCACGCTCATCATCGGTCTCGGCGAATTCGGCATCGTCGCGGTGCTCCCGCTGTGGCTGCAGTTCGCGCTCGGATACAGCCCGGTGCAGGCGGGGTTGGCCCTCGTCCCCATCGCCGTCGGCAGTTTCGTCGCGAGCGGGGCGAGCTTCGGCCTGGCGACGTCGATGTCGGCGCTGGGACTCGTCCGCCTCGGGTTGGCGCTGGAGGCCGTCGGCCTGGTCGGTCTCGGCATGGTCGCGCGCCCGGACGCCTCGTGGTGGGCGGTCGCCGCGGCGTTGTTCGTCTACGGCATCGGCGTGGGGTTCGCGACGGCCCAGGTGACCAACGTCGTGCTGGCCGAGGTGCCCGAACCGAGTGCGGGTCAGGGGTCCGGGGTGCAGAGCGTGTTTCGGCAGCTGGGTTCGGCGCTGGGCATCGCGGTGCTGACCACGACGTTCTTCAGCATCTTCACTAGCCGCCTCGGCTCGGACCTGACCGCGGCCGGGCTACCCGCGGATCAGGCGCACCGGCTGACCAGTGTGGTCGTCGGTAGTGCCGGGGCCGCGATCGACGGGCTCGCCGCAGCCCCGCAGACCGCCGCCGTCGCCGACGCGGCGCGTGCCGCCATGGCGCACGGCGTGGCGTTGGGCAGCTGGCTGGCAGCGGGGTTCCTGCTCGCCGGGCTGCTCGCGACGCTGCTCATCGCGCCCGTTACGACGACGGAGGCCGCGCTCAGTCGATGA
- a CDS encoding MarR family winged helix-turn-helix transcriptional regulator — protein sequence MGESPPDDVAAHRARVMAGLRGYGATFTEVSRRFATWLSLHHTDAVALLEIFEAEQLGSPLTPARLGERVSLTSGATTALINRLERAEHVVRSREHADRRVVTLHTTAQVATLAEEYFGPLGARLDAMMTRYPPVQLRLFETFVHDLRATMEAHLRDGDAPTRRPNPPPGEAIPTPGP from the coding sequence ATGGGCGAATCGCCGCCCGATGACGTCGCGGCGCACCGTGCCCGGGTCATGGCCGGCCTGCGCGGTTACGGCGCCACGTTCACCGAAGTCAGCCGACGATTCGCGACCTGGCTGTCACTGCACCACACCGACGCCGTGGCCCTGCTGGAGATCTTCGAGGCCGAGCAACTCGGAAGTCCTTTGACGCCAGCACGATTGGGCGAGCGCGTCTCGCTGACGTCCGGCGCGACGACCGCGTTGATCAATCGCCTCGAACGCGCCGAGCACGTCGTGCGGTCGCGGGAGCACGCCGACCGGCGCGTCGTCACCCTGCACACCACCGCCCAGGTCGCCACGCTGGCCGAGGAGTACTTCGGGCCGCTCGGCGCACGCCTGGATGCCATGATGACGCGCTATCCGCCCGTACAGCTCCGGCTGTTCGAGACGTTCGTCCACGATCTGCGCGCCACCATGGAGGCGCATCTACGCGACGGCGATGCGCCTACTCGGCGACCGAATCCTCCACCGGGAGAAGCGATTCCAACGCCGGGCCCGTGA
- the prcA gene encoding proteasome subunit alpha, with translation MSFPYFISPEQAMRERSELARKGISRGRSVVVLIYSGGVLFVAENPSRSLQKVSELYDRVGFAAVGRFNEFDNLRRGGIQFADTRGYAYDRRDVTGRQLANVYAQTLGTIFTEQAKPYEVELCVAEVAHYGETKTPELYRITYDGSIYDEPEYVAMGGNTEPILNALKESYTGDAGLSEATKIAIDALKSGIAESTANGAEPRTLGPATLEIAILDANRPRRAFRRITGPALESLLPVEDSVAE, from the coding sequence GTGAGCTTTCCGTACTTCATCTCACCCGAGCAGGCGATGCGTGAGCGTTCCGAGCTCGCGCGCAAGGGCATCTCCCGCGGCCGCAGCGTCGTGGTGCTGATCTACTCCGGGGGCGTGCTGTTCGTGGCGGAGAACCCGTCGCGGTCCCTGCAGAAGGTGTCCGAGCTCTACGACCGGGTGGGCTTCGCCGCGGTCGGGCGGTTCAACGAGTTCGACAACCTGCGCCGCGGCGGCATCCAGTTCGCCGACACGCGCGGCTACGCGTACGACCGACGGGACGTCACGGGGCGCCAGCTCGCCAACGTGTACGCCCAGACGCTGGGCACCATCTTCACCGAGCAGGCCAAGCCCTACGAGGTCGAGCTGTGCGTCGCCGAGGTCGCCCACTACGGCGAGACGAAGACGCCGGAGCTCTACCGCATCACCTACGACGGGTCGATCTACGACGAGCCCGAGTACGTCGCGATGGGTGGCAACACCGAGCCAATCCTCAACGCGCTCAAGGAGTCCTACACCGGTGACGCCGGACTGAGCGAGGCCACCAAGATCGCCATCGACGCGCTCAAGTCGGGCATCGCGGAGAGCACCGCCAACGGCGCCGAGCCCCGTACGCTCGGTCCCGCCACGCTGGAGATCGCGATCCTCGATGCCAACCGTCCGCGGCGCGCGTTCCGGCGCATCACGGGCCCGGCGTTGGAATCGCTTCTCCCGGTGGAGGATTCGGTCGCCGAGTAG